The Coccidioides posadasii str. Silveira chromosome 3, complete sequence genome contains a region encoding:
- the POS5 gene encoding NADH kinase pos5 (EggNog:ENOG410PI65~COG:G~BUSCO:7955at33183), with translation MLLVKGHFQKQVVALLGRAIKYRRFSSTPRLRQIEDISTLPDRIFPRYQESKGSDLLALQWPVPPRNILLVRKKGAPAVTQSVIEFANYIKSTYPPVSILLERDTANEIHDALPFPVYANTTSTDILPEKVDLMVTLGGDGTILRASSFFATSKTVPPILSFSMGTLGFLGEWKFSEYKSAFREVYMSGSGLGERAAVLGSPSKDNDEKATDNMPRDWSTLRGMSMGLSRSARILVRSRIRVGLFTPDGKPVYNNGVTMSSPADDDAGVYAMNEVVIHRGKQPHLAIVEVYVGGRFLTEAVADGMIISTPTGSTAYSLSSGGSIIHPLVPSLLLTPICPRSLSFRPLVIPSSTPVTLRLSEKNRGGEADVSIDGVLVKQGLRIGMKIRVWGEDIKVVDGAWHGGIPCVMRKTIGDGDASDGWVGGLNGLLKFNYPFGAEP, from the exons AGCAGGTAGTGGCTCTATTGGGGAGAGCCATCAAGTATCGCAGATTCTCCTCCACTCCGCGGTTACGACAAATCGAAGATATCAGCACCCTACCGGACCGCATATTCCCGCGCTATCAAG AATCCAAAGGAAGCGACCTCCTTGCACTGCAATGGCCTGTGCCGCCACGAAATATTCTCCTGGTACGCAAGAAAGGGGCCCCGGCCGTGACTCAATCTGTGATTGAGTTTGCAAA TTATATCAAGTCCACTTATCCCCCAGTTTCCATCCTCTTAGAGCGAGACACTGCCAACGAAATCCACGATGCCTTGCCGTTCCCAGTGTATGCCAACACAACATCTACGGACATTCTCCCCGAGAAGGTGGATTTGATGGTTACTCTGGGCGGTGATGGCACAATTTTGCGGGCTTCGTCCTTTTTCGCCACGTCCAAAACGGTTCCTCCGATTCTGTCGTTTAGTATGGGCACCTTGGGTTTCCTCGGGGAGTGGAAATTTTCAGAATATAAAAGCGCCTTCCGAGAGGTGTACATGTCGGGGTCTGGTTTGGGAGAGCGTGCAGCAGTGCTTGGGAGTCCATCAAAGGACAACGACGAAAAGGCGACCGACAACATGCCGCGAGATTGGTCCACTCTTCGTGGCATGTCTATGGGATTAAGCAGAAGCGCACGGATCCTAGTGAGAAGTAGAATAAGGGTTGGGCTATTCACGCCAGATGGAAAGCCGGTGTATAACAACGGTGTGACTATGTCATCCCCCGCGGATGATGATGCTGGGGTGTACGCGATGAATGAAGTAGTGATTCATCGTGGTAAGCAACCGCATCTTGCGATTGTTGAAGTTTATGTTGGTGGTCGATTCCTCACTGAAGCTGTTGCGGACGGAATGATCATATCTACTCCCACTGGGAGTACGGCTTACAGTCTTAGTTCAGGAGGCAGTATCATTCACCCTCTTGTGCCCTCCTTACTGCTGACTCCCATCTGCCCGCGAAGCCTAAGTTTCCGGCCGTTGGTGATTCCTTCTAGCACACCTGTAACTCTGCGCCTGAGCGAAAAGAATCGCGGCGGTGAAGCGGATGTTAGCATCGACGGTGTTCTGGTAAAGCAAGGTCTTCGAATTGGGATGAAGATCCGTGTGTGGGGCGAGGATATCAAAGTTGTCGACGGCGCCTGGCATGGAGGTATTCCATGCGTGATGCGCAAGACGATAGGTGATGGTGATGCATCTGACGGGTGGGTTGGGGGCTTAAACGGGCTTCTGAAGTTCAATTATCCATTTGGCGCGGAGCCATGA
- the CLA4 gene encoding Protein kinase (EggNog:ENOG410PFNT~COG:T~BUSCO:2266at33183) has protein sequence MASQNVYSRDQFMNPGPAPRPPTDRPRINTASTVSSVPTSFSQMSLNSPSTPTLSIFPNSSTLSLSQKSGQGGVAVIKEGYVRCKEDKFLASWNQRYLILREFKLEFLKNETGKVVLSIQLNNITNVTRSEDTRMAFEITRIANPKDANNRAALTSRDVATKTITCEVKSDDEIYEWIDKIYERCPGMGGVSNPTNFSHRVHVGFDPHTGAFVGLPAEWEKLLTASAITKEDYKKNPQAVIEVLEFYSDIKRREQNPQYYQGMGPGYPSSQRPMQSGHSSPSQRLVMQRSDTSQSQRQYGEMSSNTSPVSHRKVSDADRSYASYQQEVSKEMPDPEQRRRMDEEARRIREMQRQREEEQNRREQEAYNASLPKTRPPLAQQELGGYGGGRVETPNNRFNPSRPAPNIPTTDRSRQQAPGSLRQMTPQRPAPSTPKTGTSTSRAAEPLNGQGSLRSAPRPDPSRQPTSDRYAPEKRPNLNTPGQPPSRLPAPVQPVKPLNIANKTTGAQTKAVPDGIRQAEAALTKKAEPRHKDVRMSTMSESEVMERLKQVVSKDNPSESYSKQRKIGQGASGSVYVARIKETATSPIARELYRTHGPRAQVAIKQMDLKSQPRKELIVNEIIVMKDSQHPNIVNFLDSFLQEQNNELWVVMEYMEGGPLTDVIENNPVIQEDQIATICYETCKGLAHLHSQSIIHRDIKSDNVLLDRVGNVKITDFGFCAKLTESKSKRATMVGTPYWMAPEVVKQKEYGPRVDIWSLGIMAIEMIESEPPYLNEEPLKALYLIATNGTPRLKKPEKLSKELKSFLSVCLCVDVRSRASSDELLQHEFLRNGCSLASLAELLRWKKNTAQ, from the exons ATGGCATCTCAAAA TGTTTATTCCCGGGACCAGTTCATGAATCCTGGTCCTGCTCCTCGCCCGCCCACAGACCGACCCCGCATTAACACGGCGTCCACTGTGTCAAGCGTTCCCACCAGCTTTAGCCAGATGTCCTTGAACTCGCCGTCCACGCCCACCTTGTCCATATTTCCGAATTCTAGCACACTGTCTTTGAGCCAAAAGAGTGGCCAAGGCGGGGTTGCTGTAATAAAGGAGGGATACGTCCGCTGTAAGGAGGATAAATTCTTAGCCAGCTGGAATCAACGCTATCTAATCCTTCGGGAATTTAAACTCGAATTCTTGAAAAATGAGACTGGCAAGGTGGTCCTGTCTATCCAACTTAACAACATTACCAATGTCACTCGTTCAGAGGATACGCGGATGGCATTTGAGATTACTCGAATTGCCAATCCGAAAGATGCTAATAACCGTGCGGCTCTTACAAGCCGAGACGTAGCCACCAAGACGATTACTTGCGAAGTCAAAAGTGACGACGAGATCTATGAATGGATTGACAAGATCTATGAGCGCTGCCCTGGTATGGGTGGTGTCAGCAACCCAACCAATTTCAGTCATCGTGTCCATGTTGGATTTGACCCTCACACTGGAGCGTTCGTTGGGCTTCCTGCGGAATGGGAGAAACTTCTGACGGCATCCGCTATTACGAAGGAGGATTACAAGAAGAACCCTCAGGCTGTTATTGAGGTCCTTGAGTTCTACTCTGATATCAAAAGGCGTGAGCAAAATCCGCAATATTATCAGGGTATGGGTCCTGGATACCCTTCAAGTCAACGTCCAATGCAATCAGGCCATTCTTCCCCTTCTCAGCGGCTGGTCATGCAACGGAGCGACACCAGCCAGTCTCAGCGACAGTATGGTGAAATGTCATCAAATACTTCTCCGGTTTCGCACCGTAAGGTCTCAGATGCCGACCGTTCTTATGCATCATATCAGCAGGAGGTTTCGAAAGAGATGCCAGACCCGGAGCAGAGACGCCGCATGGACGAGGAAGCTCGACGTATCCGAGAAATGCAACGCCAGCGTGAAGAGGAACAGAATCGCCGAGAACAAGAGGCATATAATGCCTCACTTCCGAAGACCCGTCCACCTCTTGCACAGCAAGAATTAGGCGGATATGGAGGTGGTCGAGTTGAAACGCCTAACAATCGATTTAACCCATCGCGTCCTGCACCTAACATCCCTACTACTGATCGTAGTCGCCAACAGGCTCCAGGGTCACTTCGGCAAATGACTCCACAACGCCCTGCGCCCTCAACCCCCAAAACTGGCACGTCGACATCTCGAGCCGCCGAGCCCCTTAATGGCCAAGGATCTCTCCGTTCAGCGCCACGACCCGACCCATCCCGTCAACCAACATCTGATCGATACGCTCCAGAGAAGCGTCCGAATCTTAATACACCAGGTCAACCTCCAAGCCGTCTTCCGGCTCCTGTACAGCCTGTTAAGCCTCTTAACATTGCAAATAAAACAACTGGTGCCCAGACTAAAGCTGTCCCTGATGGCATTCGACAAGCGGAAGCTGCTCTAACCAAGAAAGCCGAGCCTCGTCACAAGGATGTCCGCATGTCGACTATGTCGGAAAGCGAAGTTATGGAGAGACTTAAACAAGTCGTATCAAAGGATAATCCAAGTGAATCATATAGTAAGCAACGTAAAATCGGTCAGGGCGCGTCTGGTTCTGTATATGTTGCGCGGATTAAGGAAACTGCCACGTCCCCTATTGCTCGTGAACTTTACCGCACGCATGGTCCAAGAGCACAAGTTGCCATTAAGCAAATGGATCTCAAGAGTCAGCCGCGCAAGGAACTCATTGTTAACGAGATCATTGTGATGAAGGATAGTCAACACCCGAACATTGTGAACTTCTTGGATTCGTTCCTGCAGGAGCAAAACAATGAGCTTTGGGTTGTTATGGAGTACATGGAAGGTGGTCCTCTGACTGATGTGATTGAAAACAATCCTGTCATCCAAGAAGATCAGATTGCAACTATCTGCTATGAG ACCTGCAAAGGATTGGCACACCTCCATAGTCAATCAATCATCCACCGTGACATCAAAAGTGATAATGTTTTGCTTGACCGCGTGGGAAATGTGAAGATTA CCGACTTTGGTTTCTGCGCAAAGCTTACTGAATCAAAGAGCAAACGTGCGACAATGGTGGGCACACCATACTGGATGGCTCCAGAGGTTGTCAAGCAAAAGGAATACGGGCCACGAGTCGATATCTGGTCTCTCGGTATCATGGCCATTGAAATGATTGAGTCCGAACCGCCCTATCTGAATGAGGAACCTCTCAAAGCTCTGTATCTGATTGCGACCAACGGAACACCACGTCTAAAGAAGCCGGAAAAATTGAGTAAAGAGCTCAAGTCTTTCCTTAGCGTTTGCTTATGCGTCGACGTTCGCAGCCGTGCGTCGTCAGACGAGCTGCTTCAGCATGAGTTCCTCCGGAACGGTTGCAGTCTGGCTAGCCTTGCAGAGTTACTTCGGTGGAAGAAAAACACCGCCCAGTAA